One Pecten maximus chromosome 16, xPecMax1.1, whole genome shotgun sequence DNA window includes the following coding sequences:
- the LOC117344899 gene encoding glycosyltransferase 8 domain-containing protein 2-like isoform X1, producing MRGIMMICSSRKIAAVLTLVWLGFMIYLWLPQILPNTRDKNLIEKGIFRQEAIEQKKNVNLSDAVHVCIMSDSNTIGGMMALVNSIRLNTKHNIMFHLFVARKCIDQARLWVETSKLLQIHYELRIFPEELVKGKIKVRGGRPELASPLNFGRYYLPQLLPKIHGRVLYIDDDSIVQDDVYELYNMKMKEGHAAAFSKDCAGPAKRLSLMKNNYADYLDFKNSHIQKLDLKPTECAFNTGVFVAELDLWRKYNITKQLEYWLTLNTKEEVYGNERGGGASQPPMMIVFYDKYTEIDPNWHVRYLGWTTRTSYSKSFLSYAHLLHWNGRFKPWGRVSSHSDIWDKYYVPDPSGKFHPVRKN from the exons ATGCGAGGAATCATGATGATATGTAGTTCAAGAAAGA TTGCAGCAGTCCTGACATTGGTATGGCTTGGTTTCATGATCTATCTGTGGCTTCCTCAGATACTGCCAAATACAAGAGACAAAAATTTGATTGAAAAAG GTATTTTCAGACAAGAGGCTATAGAACAGAAAAAGAACGTGAACTTATCTGATGCTGTCCATGTTTGCATTATGTCTGATTCTAATACAATTGGTGGCATGATGGCTTTAGTCAACAGCATTCGACTCAACACCAAACACAACATCATGTTTCATCTCTTTGTCGCCAGAAAATGTATTGACCAAGCCAG ACTTTGGGTAGAAACGTCAAAGTTGCTTCAAATACATTATGAACTGCGTATATTCCCAGAAGAATTGGTGAAGGGTAAAATAAAGGTCAGAGGAGGTCGTCCAGAGCTCGCCAGTCCT TTAAACTTTGGGAGGTATTACTTGCCACAGTTATTACCAAAAATCCACGGCAGGGTTCTCTATATCGATGATGATAGCATTGTTCAAG ACGATGTTTATGAATTATACAACATGAAAATGAAGGAAGGACATGCCGCAGCATTCTCTAAAGATTGTGCTGGGCCAGCCAAGAGACTTTCTCTCATGAAA AACAATTATGCAGATTATCTTGATTTCAAAAATAGCCACATACAGAAGCTGGATCTCAAACCAACAGAatgtgcatttaacactggtgtgTTTGTGGCAGAGTTGGACCTATGGagaaaatataatatcacaAAACAGCTGGAGTACTGGCTAACATTAAATACAAA AGAGGAAGTGTATGGAAATGAACGAGGAGGTGGGGCTTCACAACCACCGATGATGATCGTGTTTTATGACAAATACACAGAGATTGATCCTAACTGGCATGTCCGCTACCTAG gaTGGACAACAAGGACAAGCTACAGTAAGAGTTTCTTAAGTTATGCCCACCTTCTCCACTGGAACGGTCGCTTCAAACCTTGGGGACGTGTATCTTCTCATTCTGACATTTGGGACAAGTACTATGTCCCAGACCCATCTGGGAAATTCCACCCAGTCCGTAAAAATTAA
- the LOC117344899 gene encoding glycosyltransferase 8 domain-containing protein 2-like isoform X2, with product MECDGPTRRYLAAVLTLVWLGFMIYLWLPQILPNTRDKNLIEKGIFRQEAIEQKKNVNLSDAVHVCIMSDSNTIGGMMALVNSIRLNTKHNIMFHLFVARKCIDQARLWVETSKLLQIHYELRIFPEELVKGKIKVRGGRPELASPLNFGRYYLPQLLPKIHGRVLYIDDDSIVQDDVYELYNMKMKEGHAAAFSKDCAGPAKRLSLMKNNYADYLDFKNSHIQKLDLKPTECAFNTGVFVAELDLWRKYNITKQLEYWLTLNTKEEVYGNERGGGASQPPMMIVFYDKYTEIDPNWHVRYLGWTTRTSYSKSFLSYAHLLHWNGRFKPWGRVSSHSDIWDKYYVPDPSGKFHPVRKN from the exons ATGGAATGCGACGGTCCTACCCGCCGTTACC TTGCAGCAGTCCTGACATTGGTATGGCTTGGTTTCATGATCTATCTGTGGCTTCCTCAGATACTGCCAAATACAAGAGACAAAAATTTGATTGAAAAAG GTATTTTCAGACAAGAGGCTATAGAACAGAAAAAGAACGTGAACTTATCTGATGCTGTCCATGTTTGCATTATGTCTGATTCTAATACAATTGGTGGCATGATGGCTTTAGTCAACAGCATTCGACTCAACACCAAACACAACATCATGTTTCATCTCTTTGTCGCCAGAAAATGTATTGACCAAGCCAG ACTTTGGGTAGAAACGTCAAAGTTGCTTCAAATACATTATGAACTGCGTATATTCCCAGAAGAATTGGTGAAGGGTAAAATAAAGGTCAGAGGAGGTCGTCCAGAGCTCGCCAGTCCT TTAAACTTTGGGAGGTATTACTTGCCACAGTTATTACCAAAAATCCACGGCAGGGTTCTCTATATCGATGATGATAGCATTGTTCAAG ACGATGTTTATGAATTATACAACATGAAAATGAAGGAAGGACATGCCGCAGCATTCTCTAAAGATTGTGCTGGGCCAGCCAAGAGACTTTCTCTCATGAAA AACAATTATGCAGATTATCTTGATTTCAAAAATAGCCACATACAGAAGCTGGATCTCAAACCAACAGAatgtgcatttaacactggtgtgTTTGTGGCAGAGTTGGACCTATGGagaaaatataatatcacaAAACAGCTGGAGTACTGGCTAACATTAAATACAAA AGAGGAAGTGTATGGAAATGAACGAGGAGGTGGGGCTTCACAACCACCGATGATGATCGTGTTTTATGACAAATACACAGAGATTGATCCTAACTGGCATGTCCGCTACCTAG gaTGGACAACAAGGACAAGCTACAGTAAGAGTTTCTTAAGTTATGCCCACCTTCTCCACTGGAACGGTCGCTTCAAACCTTGGGGACGTGTATCTTCTCATTCTGACATTTGGGACAAGTACTATGTCCCAGACCCATCTGGGAAATTCCACCCAGTCCGTAAAAATTAA